The following are encoded together in the Labeo rohita strain BAU-BD-2019 chromosome 17, IGBB_LRoh.1.0, whole genome shotgun sequence genome:
- the LOC127179497 gene encoding NACHT, LRR and PYD domains-containing protein 3 isoform X2 encodes MSLCEKREQEEEDVHTHKATSPGPSCVSMKSDASMGIPVNFSDGAVTSDPDTACEMSPYEKREEEEDVHTHKAASPEPSCVSMKSDASMGISANFSGGTVTSDAEFCRVKRDDVIRSAMPSLTCTDSDRQTLIIQRVKDQQKTSMKNKYERLFEGIKQKENQTLLNRIYTQLYIIEGESEGVNEEHEVLQMEKKPRTQDAPIYCNDIFKLLHEPGCEKKDKIKTVLTKGIAGIGKTVSVQKFILAWSEGKANQDVDFMFVLPFRELNLIKDHQYSLHRLLLDFHPELQDLDSKIYEKCKVVFIFDGLDESRISLMFSDIEKVTDVDQSSSVGVLMSSLIRGELLPSALIWITSRPAAANQIPSKYINRLTEIQGFNEPQKEEYFKKRISDEHQANRIISHIKKSRSLNIMCHIPVFCWISATVLQNLLKQDESAEIPQTLTEMYIHFLLTQINMRSQKYDERDPKKLLQSYRDVIVKLAELAFNQLMKGNVMFYEEDLVESGIDITDASVYSGICTEIFKQESVIHQRKVYCFIHLSFQEFLAAFFVFYSHVVRNMGSLKTFLKGYKWYNREIALFELLKGTVDKSLQSENGHLNLLLRFLLGVSLESNQRLLQDLLTHTVNNSEDIKRITQYIKAKIEGDECLSDDRCIHLFLCLLEMKDQTLYREIQKFVKSKKHSVNKLSPSHCSTIAYIRQISEEVLDEFDLKKYNTSDKGRRRLIPAVVNCRKALLADCNLTGRCCESLSSSLQSSNSLRELDLCHNDLQDLGVKILSDGLKSSNCQLNILRLSGCMVTEEGCCFLASALSSNPSHLRELDLSYNHPGQSLVKLLSDPNYRLDKLNVDHAGDFRIRTGPQKYACDLTMDLNTINSRLVLSERNRKVTLVIEKQPYPDHPERFDEFHQVLCRESLTGRCYWEAEWSGEGVNISITYKGIRRKGWSNDSWLGCNKTSWSLICMKNSFTVKHNNKSTVISVSSCHSNRVGVYLNWSAGTLSFYSVSDTHTLTQLHTFNTTFTEPLYAGFGVYFSSSVSLCEIKHHPVRNKTFSFVSHSQ; translated from the exons ATGAGTCTCTGTGAGAAGAGAgagcaggaggaggaggatgttCACACACATAAAGCAACATCTCCAGgacccagctgtgtgtctatgaagagtgacgCTTCTATGGGAATCCCTGTTAATTTCAGTGATGGAgcagtgacctctgaccctgA cacTGCCTGTGAAATGAGTCCCTATGAgaagagagaggaggaggaggatgttCACACACATAAAGCAGCATCTCCAgaacccagctgtgtgtctatgaagagtgatGCATCCATGGGAATCTCCGCAAATTTCAGTGGTGGAACAGTGACCTCTGATGCTGA ATTCTGCAGAGTGAAGAGAGATGATGTGATCAGATCAGCGATGCCCAGTCTGACCTGCACTGACTCTGACCGTCAGACACTCATCATACAGAGAGTCAAAGACCAACAGAAAACCAGCATGAAGAACAAGTATGAGAGATTATTTGAAGGaatcaaacaaaaagaaaatcaaacccTTCTTAACAGGATCTACACACAGCTCTACATCATAGAGGGAGAGagtgaaggagtgaatgaagaacatgaggttttacagatggagaaaaaacctAGAACACAAGACGCTCCAATCtactgcaatgacatctttaaatTGTTACATGAACCAGGATGTGAGAAGAAAGACAAAATCAAGACTGTTCTTACTAAAGGCATTGCTGGAATTGGAAAAACTGTCTCTGTGCAAAAGTTCATTCTGGCCTGGTCTGAAGGAAAAGCCAATCAGGAtgtagatttcatgtttgtgcttccATTTCGAGAGCTGAACTTGATTAAAGATCACCAGTATAGTCTTCACAGACTTCTGCTGGACTTTCATCCTGAACTACAAGATCTGGACTCAAAGATTTATGAGAAGtgtaaagttgtgttcatctttgatggtctggatgaaagcagaatTTCACTGATGTTTTCAGACATTGAGAAAGTAACTGATGTGGATCAATCTTCATCAGTGGGTGTGTTGATGTCAAGCCTTATCAGAGGAgagctgcttccctctgctctcatctggatcacctccagaccagcagcagccaatcagatcccctcAAAATACATCAACCGTCTGACAGAAATTCAGGGATTCAATGAGCCTCAGAAAGAGGAATATTTTAagaagagaatcagtgatgaACATCAAGCAAacagaatcatctcacacattaaaaaatcaAGAAGCCTCAACATCATGTGTCACATAcccgtcttctgctggatctcagccactgtGCTTCAAAACCTCCTGAAACAAGATGAGAGTGCAGAAATCCctcaaactctgactgaaatgtatATCCACTTCCTACTGACTCAGATCAACATGAGGAGTCAGAAGTATGATGAGAGAGATCCAAAAAAACTCCTGCAGTCCTACAGAGACGTGATTGTGAAACTTGCCGAACTGGCTTTCAATCAGCTGATGAAGGGCAATGTGATGTTCTATGAGGAGGACCTGGTTGAGAGCGGCATAGACATCACTGATgcctcagtgtattctgggatttgcactgagatcttTAAGCAGGAATCTGTGATTCATCAGAGGAAAGTCTACTGCTTCATACATCTGAGCTTTCAGGAGTTTCTAGCTGCTTTCTTTGTGTTTTACTCACATGTAGTCAGGAACATGGGATCACTGAAAACGTTTTTGAAAGGATATAAGTGGTATAATCGAGAAATCGCTCTGTTTGAGCTACTAAAAGGCACAGTTGATAAATCCCTACAGAGTGAAAATGGACACCTGAATCTTCTCCTGCGGTTCCTGCTGGGCGTctcactggagtccaatcagagactcctACAGGATCTACTGACACACACAGTGAACAACTCAGAGGACATCAAGAGAATCACACAGTACATTAAAGCTAAAATTGAGGGTGATGAGTGTCTCTCAGATGACAGATGCATCCATCTGTTTCTCTGTCTGCTGGAAATGAAGGATCAGACTCTGTACAGAGAGATTCAGAAGTTTGTGAAATCAAAGAAACACTCTGTGAATAAACTCTCTCCGTCTCACTGCTCAACAATTGCCTACATCCGTCAGATATCAGAGGAGGTGCTGGATGAGTTTGATCTGAAGAAATACAACACATCAGATAAAGGTAGAAGGAGACTGATACCAGCTGTTGTGAACTGCAGAAAAGCGCT ACTCGCTGACTGTAATCTCACTGGTCGGTGCTGTGAAAGTCTGTCTTCATCTCTACAATCATCAAACTcactgagagagctggacctgtgTCACAACGACCTGCAGGATTTAGGAGTGAAGATTCtgtctgatggactgaagagttcaaactgtcaactcaacatACTGAG attatctGGCTGTATGGTAACAGAGGAAGGCTGTTGTtttctggcttcagctctgagttcaaacccctcacacctgagagagctggatctgagctacaatcacccaggacaaTCATTAGTCAAGCTGCTCTCTGATCCAAACTACAGACTGGACAAACTCAA tgtGGATCATGCAGGAGACTTCAGGATTAGAACAGGACCACAGAAAT atgcatGTGATCTCACAATggatttaaatacaataaacagtCGTCTCGTCCTGTCTGAGAGGAACAGAAAGGTGACACTTGTGATAGAGAAGCagccgtatcctgatcatccagagagATTTGATGAGTTTCATCAGGTTCTGTGCAGAGAGAGTCtgactggacgctgttactgggaggctGAATGGAGTGGAGAGGGGGTTAATATATCAATTACATATAAAGGAATCAGAAGGAAAGGATGGAGTAATGACAGTTGGCTTGGATGCAATAAAACGTCCTGGAGTCTGATctgtatgaaaaacagtttcACTGTCAAACACAACAATAAGAGCACAGTCATATCTGTCTCTTCATGTCACTCTAACAGAGTAGGAGTGTATCTGAACTGGTCGGCCGgcactctgtccttctacagtgtCTCTGACACACATACTCTGACACAGTTACACACATTCAACACTACATTCACTGAACCCCTCTATGCTGGATTTGGGGTTTATTTTAGTAGttcagtgtctctgtgtgaGATTAAACATCATCCTGTGAGAAACaaaactttttcatttgtttctcACTCACAGTAA
- the LOC127179497 gene encoding NACHT, LRR and PYD domains-containing protein 3 isoform X1 — MSVYEKREEEEEEDVHTHKAAPPEPSCVSVKSDWSIGIPPNLSAGTRTSELDSGACKMRKEEVSVLTSKAASPEHSCVSMKSDWSIGIPPNLSARTVTSDPDTACEMSPYEKREEEEDVHTHKAASPEPSCVSMKSDASMGISANFSGGTVTSDAEFCRVKRDDVIRSAMPSLTCTDSDRQTLIIQRVKDQQKTSMKNKYERLFEGIKQKENQTLLNRIYTQLYIIEGESEGVNEEHEVLQMEKKPRTQDAPIYCNDIFKLLHEPGCEKKDKIKTVLTKGIAGIGKTVSVQKFILAWSEGKANQDVDFMFVLPFRELNLIKDHQYSLHRLLLDFHPELQDLDSKIYEKCKVVFIFDGLDESRISLMFSDIEKVTDVDQSSSVGVLMSSLIRGELLPSALIWITSRPAAANQIPSKYINRLTEIQGFNEPQKEEYFKKRISDEHQANRIISHIKKSRSLNIMCHIPVFCWISATVLQNLLKQDESAEIPQTLTEMYIHFLLTQINMRSQKYDERDPKKLLQSYRDVIVKLAELAFNQLMKGNVMFYEEDLVESGIDITDASVYSGICTEIFKQESVIHQRKVYCFIHLSFQEFLAAFFVFYSHVVRNMGSLKTFLKGYKWYNREIALFELLKGTVDKSLQSENGHLNLLLRFLLGVSLESNQRLLQDLLTHTVNNSEDIKRITQYIKAKIEGDECLSDDRCIHLFLCLLEMKDQTLYREIQKFVKSKKHSVNKLSPSHCSTIAYIRQISEEVLDEFDLKKYNTSDKGRRRLIPAVVNCRKALLADCNLTGRCCESLSSSLQSSNSLRELDLCHNDLQDLGVKILSDGLKSSNCQLNILRLSGCMVTEEGCCFLASALSSNPSHLRELDLSYNHPGQSLVKLLSDPNYRLDKLNVDHAGDFRIRTGPQKYACDLTMDLNTINSRLVLSERNRKVTLVIEKQPYPDHPERFDEFHQVLCRESLTGRCYWEAEWSGEGVNISITYKGIRRKGWSNDSWLGCNKTSWSLICMKNSFTVKHNNKSTVISVSSCHSNRVGVYLNWSAGTLSFYSVSDTHTLTQLHTFNTTFTEPLYAGFGVYFSSSVSLCEIKHHPVRNKTFSFVSHSQ; from the exons cacTGCCTGTGAAATGAGTCCCTATGAgaagagagaggaggaggaggatgttCACACACATAAAGCAGCATCTCCAgaacccagctgtgtgtctatgaagagtgatGCATCCATGGGAATCTCCGCAAATTTCAGTGGTGGAACAGTGACCTCTGATGCTGA ATTCTGCAGAGTGAAGAGAGATGATGTGATCAGATCAGCGATGCCCAGTCTGACCTGCACTGACTCTGACCGTCAGACACTCATCATACAGAGAGTCAAAGACCAACAGAAAACCAGCATGAAGAACAAGTATGAGAGATTATTTGAAGGaatcaaacaaaaagaaaatcaaacccTTCTTAACAGGATCTACACACAGCTCTACATCATAGAGGGAGAGagtgaaggagtgaatgaagaacatgaggttttacagatggagaaaaaacctAGAACACAAGACGCTCCAATCtactgcaatgacatctttaaatTGTTACATGAACCAGGATGTGAGAAGAAAGACAAAATCAAGACTGTTCTTACTAAAGGCATTGCTGGAATTGGAAAAACTGTCTCTGTGCAAAAGTTCATTCTGGCCTGGTCTGAAGGAAAAGCCAATCAGGAtgtagatttcatgtttgtgcttccATTTCGAGAGCTGAACTTGATTAAAGATCACCAGTATAGTCTTCACAGACTTCTGCTGGACTTTCATCCTGAACTACAAGATCTGGACTCAAAGATTTATGAGAAGtgtaaagttgtgttcatctttgatggtctggatgaaagcagaatTTCACTGATGTTTTCAGACATTGAGAAAGTAACTGATGTGGATCAATCTTCATCAGTGGGTGTGTTGATGTCAAGCCTTATCAGAGGAgagctgcttccctctgctctcatctggatcacctccagaccagcagcagccaatcagatcccctcAAAATACATCAACCGTCTGACAGAAATTCAGGGATTCAATGAGCCTCAGAAAGAGGAATATTTTAagaagagaatcagtgatgaACATCAAGCAAacagaatcatctcacacattaaaaaatcaAGAAGCCTCAACATCATGTGTCACATAcccgtcttctgctggatctcagccactgtGCTTCAAAACCTCCTGAAACAAGATGAGAGTGCAGAAATCCctcaaactctgactgaaatgtatATCCACTTCCTACTGACTCAGATCAACATGAGGAGTCAGAAGTATGATGAGAGAGATCCAAAAAAACTCCTGCAGTCCTACAGAGACGTGATTGTGAAACTTGCCGAACTGGCTTTCAATCAGCTGATGAAGGGCAATGTGATGTTCTATGAGGAGGACCTGGTTGAGAGCGGCATAGACATCACTGATgcctcagtgtattctgggatttgcactgagatcttTAAGCAGGAATCTGTGATTCATCAGAGGAAAGTCTACTGCTTCATACATCTGAGCTTTCAGGAGTTTCTAGCTGCTTTCTTTGTGTTTTACTCACATGTAGTCAGGAACATGGGATCACTGAAAACGTTTTTGAAAGGATATAAGTGGTATAATCGAGAAATCGCTCTGTTTGAGCTACTAAAAGGCACAGTTGATAAATCCCTACAGAGTGAAAATGGACACCTGAATCTTCTCCTGCGGTTCCTGCTGGGCGTctcactggagtccaatcagagactcctACAGGATCTACTGACACACACAGTGAACAACTCAGAGGACATCAAGAGAATCACACAGTACATTAAAGCTAAAATTGAGGGTGATGAGTGTCTCTCAGATGACAGATGCATCCATCTGTTTCTCTGTCTGCTGGAAATGAAGGATCAGACTCTGTACAGAGAGATTCAGAAGTTTGTGAAATCAAAGAAACACTCTGTGAATAAACTCTCTCCGTCTCACTGCTCAACAATTGCCTACATCCGTCAGATATCAGAGGAGGTGCTGGATGAGTTTGATCTGAAGAAATACAACACATCAGATAAAGGTAGAAGGAGACTGATACCAGCTGTTGTGAACTGCAGAAAAGCGCT ACTCGCTGACTGTAATCTCACTGGTCGGTGCTGTGAAAGTCTGTCTTCATCTCTACAATCATCAAACTcactgagagagctggacctgtgTCACAACGACCTGCAGGATTTAGGAGTGAAGATTCtgtctgatggactgaagagttcaaactgtcaactcaacatACTGAG attatctGGCTGTATGGTAACAGAGGAAGGCTGTTGTtttctggcttcagctctgagttcaaacccctcacacctgagagagctggatctgagctacaatcacccaggacaaTCATTAGTCAAGCTGCTCTCTGATCCAAACTACAGACTGGACAAACTCAA tgtGGATCATGCAGGAGACTTCAGGATTAGAACAGGACCACAGAAAT atgcatGTGATCTCACAATggatttaaatacaataaacagtCGTCTCGTCCTGTCTGAGAGGAACAGAAAGGTGACACTTGTGATAGAGAAGCagccgtatcctgatcatccagagagATTTGATGAGTTTCATCAGGTTCTGTGCAGAGAGAGTCtgactggacgctgttactgggaggctGAATGGAGTGGAGAGGGGGTTAATATATCAATTACATATAAAGGAATCAGAAGGAAAGGATGGAGTAATGACAGTTGGCTTGGATGCAATAAAACGTCCTGGAGTCTGATctgtatgaaaaacagtttcACTGTCAAACACAACAATAAGAGCACAGTCATATCTGTCTCTTCATGTCACTCTAACAGAGTAGGAGTGTATCTGAACTGGTCGGCCGgcactctgtccttctacagtgtCTCTGACACACATACTCTGACACAGTTACACACATTCAACACTACATTCACTGAACCCCTCTATGCTGGATTTGGGGTTTATTTTAGTAGttcagtgtctctgtgtgaGATTAAACATCATCCTGTGAGAAACaaaactttttcatttgtttctcACTCACAGTAA